A region of Actinomycetota bacterium DNA encodes the following proteins:
- a CDS encoding ATP-dependent DNA ligase, which produces MDLPVLPPVKPMLAKSVPEIPAGMLYEPKFDGFRCIVFRDGDEVELGSRNERPLTRYFPDVVQAVKDHLPEKCVIDGEVVVAQGGGLDFEALQQRIHPAASRVNMLAKATPAGFIAFDLLALGDVNYMDRPFTERRAALEEALAGSGAPIFLTPATDSQDLAQDWFKAFEGAGLDGVIAKPPTIPYSPDKRIMFKIKHQRTADCVVAGFRWHKSGPVVGSLLLGLYDDEGDLHHVGVAAAFPMAERKRLLDDLAPYRQEAGEAHPWGEWADVENIPGGAGNRWNAKKDMSYEALRPELVVEVGYDHMEGSRFRHVAQFKRWRTDRTPESCTFEQLEVPATYNLADIFKP; this is translated from the coding sequence ATGGACCTTCCCGTTCTGCCTCCCGTCAAGCCCATGCTGGCCAAGTCGGTTCCCGAGATTCCCGCCGGGATGCTCTACGAACCGAAGTTCGACGGGTTCCGCTGCATTGTCTTCCGGGACGGTGACGAGGTGGAGCTCGGCAGCCGGAACGAGCGGCCGCTGACCCGGTACTTCCCCGACGTCGTCCAGGCGGTCAAGGACCACCTTCCGGAGAAGTGTGTGATCGACGGGGAGGTCGTGGTCGCCCAGGGGGGCGGGCTCGACTTCGAAGCCCTCCAGCAGCGCATCCACCCGGCAGCCTCCCGGGTCAACATGCTCGCCAAGGCCACCCCGGCGGGGTTCATCGCCTTCGATCTTCTTGCGCTAGGCGACGTCAACTACATGGACCGTCCGTTCACCGAGCGCCGGGCGGCGTTGGAGGAGGCTCTTGCCGGCTCGGGCGCCCCGATCTTTCTCACCCCGGCCACCGACTCCCAGGACCTGGCCCAGGACTGGTTCAAAGCCTTCGAAGGGGCCGGCCTGGACGGCGTGATCGCCAAACCGCCCACCATCCCCTACTCGCCCGACAAACGAATCATGTTCAAGATCAAGCACCAGCGGACGGCCGACTGCGTCGTGGCGGGGTTTCGGTGGCACAAGAGCGGGCCGGTCGTGGGGTCGCTGCTCCTGGGGTTGTACGACGACGAAGGCGACCTGCACCACGTCGGGGTCGCCGCCGCCTTCCCGATGGCGGAGCGCAAGCGCCTCCTGGACGACCTGGCCCCCTACCGGCAGGAGGCGGGGGAAGCCCACCCGTGGGGCGAGTGGGCCGACGTCGAGAACATTCCCGGAGGAGCGGGGAATCGGTGGAACGCCAAAAAGGACATGTCCTACGAGGCGCTGCGACCCGAATTGGTGGTCGAGGTCGGGTACGACCACATGGAGGGGTCCCGGTTCCGCCACGTCGCCCAGTTCAAACGCTGGCGTACCGATCGGACCCCGGAGTCGTGCACCTTCGAGCAGCTGGAGGTCCCGGCCACCTACAACCTGGCCGACATCTTCAAGCCCTAG
- a CDS encoding metallophosphoesterase, with the protein MPGRRFALCLLLVLFVPACGDSTDPVVSEVSQSPSPSPEPRVVVAVKGDWGAGTPEQAAVTNRMCETRKATPFDIVVTTGDNFYRPDGTATQTNYFGPEACLTSHPGHQWRAVWGNHDTRGASTGTVLGAEHNYTWTAGPAQFFMLDSNRVADPEQTNWLDRELAASQAQVKVAVYHHPGLTAGLHENSLAVQQRWMPLFEQHGVDLVLNGHNHGYEHSVQNGVDYVVTGGGGATIYPCVDDQPWLITCIAVNHFLIVDVEGERISVTALGTEGQTVDSFTT; encoded by the coding sequence ATGCCCGGCCGGAGATTCGCCCTTTGCCTCCTGCTGGTCCTGTTCGTTCCAGCCTGCGGCGATTCGACCGATCCGGTGGTGTCAGAGGTGTCCCAGTCTCCCTCGCCGAGCCCCGAGCCGCGAGTAGTGGTCGCCGTCAAGGGCGACTGGGGGGCCGGCACCCCGGAGCAGGCTGCGGTCACCAACCGGATGTGCGAGACCCGCAAGGCCACCCCCTTCGACATAGTCGTAACCACCGGCGACAACTTCTACCGACCAGACGGAACCGCCACTCAGACCAACTACTTCGGGCCGGAGGCCTGCTTGACCTCACACCCGGGGCACCAGTGGCGTGCGGTGTGGGGTAACCACGATACAAGGGGCGCCTCCACCGGCACCGTCCTCGGCGCCGAGCACAACTACACCTGGACGGCCGGCCCGGCGCAGTTCTTCATGCTGGACTCCAACCGCGTGGCGGATCCGGAGCAGACCAACTGGCTGGATCGGGAGCTGGCCGCATCGCAGGCGCAGGTCAAGGTGGCCGTCTACCACCACCCCGGGCTGACGGCCGGCCTCCACGAGAACAGCCTGGCCGTCCAGCAGAGGTGGATGCCGCTGTTCGAGCAGCACGGCGTCGACCTGGTGCTTAACGGCCATAACCACGGCTACGAGCACTCGGTGCAAAACGGGGTCGACTACGTGGTGACCGGAGGGGGAGGGGCGACGATCTACCCGTGTGTCGACGACCAACCGTGGCTGATCACCTGTATCGCGGTCAACCACTTCCTGATCGTCGACGTAGAAGGGGAGAGGATCTCGGTCACGGCCCTGGGAACCGAAGGTCAGACGGTCGACAGTTTTACGACCTAG
- a CDS encoding HNH endonuclease signature motif containing protein yields the protein LPETEKAFRKGQLSEQQAIEVVSAAAMDVTTQEIDHITGVKEGGPTQLYNLGLLCHYHHRLKTFHGYRLLHYNWRWIWLGPHDPPPDDDSDQLELTTFFGMKEFDLMGMG from the coding sequence CTCCCCGAGACCGAGAAGGCGTTCCGCAAGGGTCAGCTCTCCGAGCAGCAGGCGATCGAGGTGGTCTCGGCCGCGGCGATGGACGTCACGACCCAGGAGATCGACCACATCACCGGGGTCAAGGAGGGCGGGCCGACCCAGCTGTACAACCTCGGTCTGCTCTGCCACTACCACCACCGGCTGAAAACCTTCCACGGCTACCGGCTGCTGCACTACAACTGGAGGTGGATCTGGCTCGGTCCCCACGACCCGCCCCCCGATGATGACTCCGACCAACTTGAGCTGACCACCTTCTTCGGCATGAAAGAGTTCGACCTGATGGGCATGGGGTAG
- a CDS encoding SRPBCC family protein, whose product MSPDSDLQRPGQGAKATATNGSTKSNGSAAKASKTKSKAADSKNSDAKAVANSGGSAPGLKADALGGPATWIEAPPGMPRSAENISMTDRRIARGLGWFSLGLGIPQVLVPGRVAKLAGLENTLFKRQVMRLTGLREITAGVGIFASQPKPAEWLWARTAGDALDLVMLQSAFKNPSNRKGRLVFATANVLGVTAADVVQARKHSEALKASGEEMALKGRTSITVNRPREEVYSFWKDFQNLPKFMFHLESVTPKGEDRYHWVAKAPLGRQVEWDADVVDDVPNEMIAWRSTEDADVPNSGSVKFVEAPGGRGTEVIVEIDYQPPGGAIGDTIARMFGEEPQQQMKDDLRRFKQVMETGEVVRSDGCPDGTASMNQRMPRPAQPLP is encoded by the coding sequence ATGTCCCCAGACTCTGATCTTCAACGCCCCGGACAGGGTGCCAAAGCCACCGCGACAAATGGATCCACAAAGTCCAACGGAAGCGCCGCAAAGGCTTCCAAGACGAAATCGAAGGCGGCGGACTCTAAGAATTCAGACGCCAAGGCGGTCGCCAACTCAGGCGGTTCGGCTCCCGGGCTCAAGGCCGACGCCCTGGGCGGCCCGGCCACCTGGATCGAAGCACCGCCCGGGATGCCCCGCTCGGCCGAGAACATCTCGATGACCGACCGGCGAATCGCCCGGGGTCTCGGGTGGTTCAGCCTCGGCCTGGGCATTCCGCAGGTCCTGGTTCCGGGCCGTGTCGCGAAGCTCGCCGGGCTGGAGAACACCCTGTTCAAGCGCCAGGTCATGCGCCTGACGGGCCTTCGGGAGATCACGGCCGGGGTGGGGATCTTCGCCTCGCAGCCCAAGCCCGCAGAGTGGCTGTGGGCCCGCACCGCGGGCGACGCGCTCGACCTCGTGATGCTGCAGTCCGCCTTCAAGAACCCCTCCAACCGCAAGGGCAGGCTGGTGTTCGCCACGGCCAACGTGCTGGGCGTCACGGCGGCCGACGTCGTCCAGGCTCGCAAGCACTCGGAGGCGCTCAAGGCGTCGGGCGAGGAGATGGCCCTCAAAGGCCGCACCTCGATCACCGTGAACCGTCCCCGTGAGGAGGTCTACAGCTTCTGGAAGGACTTCCAGAACCTACCGAAGTTCATGTTCCACCTGGAGTCGGTCACGCCGAAGGGCGAGGACCGGTACCACTGGGTGGCCAAAGCGCCCCTCGGCCGACAGGTCGAGTGGGATGCCGATGTCGTGGACGACGTCCCCAACGAGATGATCGCCTGGCGGTCGACCGAGGACGCCGACGTGCCGAACTCCGGCTCGGTGAAGTTCGTCGAAGCCCCCGGCGGCCGCGGGACCGAGGTCATTGTCGAGATCGACTACCAGCCGCCCGGTGGGGCGATCGGCGACACCATCGCCCGGATGTTCGGCGAGGAGCCGCAGCAGCAGATGAAGGACGACCTGCGGCGGTTCAAGCAGGTTATGGAGACGGGCGAGGTGGTCCGGTCCGACGGATGCCCCGACGGCACCGCCTCGATGAACCAGAGAATGCCGCGCCCGGCGCAGCCGCTCCCCTAA
- the acnA gene encoding aconitate hydratase AcnA — MPNDPLDTLQDLQTAGGTVGIYSLPRLAARAGVDPAALPHTVKILLENLLRRAGTRDVSESDVMALAAWPDESPGARLAYMPARVLMQDFTGVPAVVDLAALRSAVARAGGDPTSVNPFVPVDLVIDHSVQVDRFGTEDSYSANIAFEYSRNRERYSLLNWGQQAFKDFRVVPPGMGICHQVNLEYLSRVVIERDGLAFPDTLVGTDSHTTMVNGLGVLGWGVGGIEAEAAMLGQPMFLTHPLVVGIRTTGALPPGTTATDLVLTLTQMLRKHGVVGRFLEFFGAGLSSLTVADRATISNMTPEFGATSTLFPVDANTLTYMRETDRRDAADLAQRYCTAQGLFREDSDPAPAFTEILDLDLSAVEPSLAGPKRPQDRVSLSGVWGSFKEAFLNDKSNGVPQRDLSRLATEGGRAEGVDLTAEAEAPLTGPAADVHNGSVVISAITSCTNTSNPSVMIAAGLLAKKAVEAGLETKPWVKTSLAPGSRVVTDYLDRAGLTPYLEQLGFNLVGYGCTTCIGNSGPLPEDIARAVDDGNLAVVAVLSGNRNFEGRIHSQVKASYLASPPLCVAYALAGTVQVDLSLDPIGWDETGEGVYLEEIWPDADEVQHVMSRAISTDQFEHEYGTIFEGDENWRSMPAPEGDVYEWDPESTYVKEPPFFVGLTSEFTPPGDIVDARALAVLGDSITTDHISPAGSIWLNSPAGKYLRSKGVTPADFNSFGSRRGNHEVMLRGTFGNNRLRNQLAPGTEGPHTVHLPDGAPMSIYDASNTYAAEGVPLVILAGKEYGSGSSRDWAAKGTALLGVKAVIAESYERIHRSNLVGMGVLPLQFEDGASAASLGLTGREEFTILGIGPDIRPGQQVDVLARSENGEETTFAATVRIDAEAELDYYLNGGILQMVLRQLIA; from the coding sequence ATGCCCAACGACCCTCTCGACACCCTTCAGGACCTTCAGACCGCCGGGGGGACCGTCGGTATCTACAGCCTCCCCCGCCTGGCCGCCCGGGCGGGGGTGGACCCGGCCGCGCTGCCGCACACCGTGAAGATCCTTCTGGAGAACCTGCTCCGGCGCGCCGGGACCCGTGACGTCTCCGAGTCCGACGTGATGGCGCTGGCCGCCTGGCCCGATGAGAGCCCCGGCGCCCGCCTCGCCTACATGCCGGCCCGGGTGCTCATGCAGGACTTCACCGGCGTCCCCGCAGTGGTCGACCTGGCCGCTCTCCGCAGCGCCGTCGCGCGGGCGGGGGGCGACCCCACCTCCGTCAACCCGTTCGTCCCCGTCGACCTGGTCATCGACCACTCGGTCCAGGTCGACCGCTTCGGCACCGAGGACTCCTACTCGGCGAACATCGCCTTCGAGTACAGCCGAAACCGGGAGCGCTACTCGCTGCTCAACTGGGGCCAGCAGGCGTTCAAGGACTTCCGCGTCGTCCCGCCCGGCATGGGCATCTGCCACCAGGTCAACCTCGAATACCTGAGCCGGGTGGTCATCGAACGGGACGGCCTGGCCTTTCCCGACACCCTGGTCGGCACCGACTCCCACACCACGATGGTCAACGGCCTGGGGGTCCTGGGCTGGGGCGTCGGCGGCATCGAGGCCGAGGCCGCCATGCTCGGCCAGCCGATGTTCCTGACCCACCCGCTGGTGGTGGGCATCCGCACCACCGGCGCCCTGCCGCCGGGGACGACCGCCACCGACCTGGTGCTCACACTCACCCAGATGCTGCGCAAGCACGGGGTGGTCGGCAGGTTCCTGGAGTTCTTCGGCGCCGGCCTCAGCAGCCTGACCGTGGCCGACCGGGCGACCATCAGCAACATGACCCCGGAGTTCGGGGCCACTTCGACCCTTTTCCCGGTCGACGCCAACACACTCACCTACATGCGGGAGACCGACCGGCGCGACGCCGCCGACCTCGCCCAACGCTACTGCACCGCCCAGGGCCTGTTCCGGGAGGACTCCGACCCGGCCCCCGCCTTCACCGAGATCCTCGACCTGGACCTGTCGGCGGTCGAGCCGAGCCTTGCCGGTCCGAAGAGGCCGCAGGACCGGGTCAGCCTCTCCGGCGTCTGGGGTTCGTTCAAAGAGGCATTCCTCAACGACAAATCCAACGGGGTCCCCCAGCGGGACCTGAGCCGCCTGGCTACCGAGGGCGGCCGGGCCGAGGGCGTCGACCTGACGGCCGAGGCGGAGGCCCCCCTGACCGGCCCGGCGGCCGACGTGCACAACGGCAGCGTGGTGATCTCGGCGATCACCTCCTGCACGAACACCTCCAACCCCTCGGTGATGATCGCCGCCGGCCTGCTGGCCAAGAAGGCGGTCGAGGCAGGGCTGGAGACCAAGCCGTGGGTCAAGACCTCGCTGGCCCCGGGATCCCGGGTGGTCACCGACTACCTGGACCGCGCCGGGCTCACCCCGTACCTTGAGCAGCTCGGGTTCAACCTGGTCGGGTACGGGTGCACCACCTGCATCGGCAACTCCGGCCCCCTGCCGGAGGACATCGCCAGGGCGGTCGACGACGGCAACCTCGCCGTGGTGGCCGTCCTGTCGGGCAACCGCAACTTCGAGGGCCGCATCCACTCGCAGGTCAAGGCCAGCTACCTGGCGTCTCCGCCGCTCTGCGTCGCCTACGCGCTGGCCGGGACGGTCCAGGTCGACCTGTCGCTCGATCCGATCGGCTGGGACGAGACCGGAGAGGGTGTCTACCTGGAGGAAATCTGGCCGGACGCGGACGAGGTCCAACACGTGATGTCCAGAGCCATCTCGACCGACCAGTTCGAGCATGAGTACGGCACGATCTTCGAAGGCGACGAGAACTGGCGCTCGATGCCGGCCCCCGAGGGCGACGTCTACGAGTGGGACCCCGAGTCGACATACGTCAAAGAGCCGCCGTTCTTCGTCGGCCTGACCTCCGAGTTCACCCCGCCGGGCGACATCGTCGACGCCCGGGCCCTGGCGGTGCTGGGGGACTCGATCACCACCGACCACATCTCCCCGGCAGGATCGATCTGGCTGAACTCGCCGGCCGGCAAGTACCTGCGGAGCAAGGGGGTCACCCCGGCGGACTTCAACAGCTTCGGCTCACGGCGGGGCAACCACGAGGTGATGCTGCGGGGAACCTTCGGCAACAACCGGCTGCGCAACCAGCTGGCGCCCGGCACCGAGGGGCCGCACACGGTTCACCTGCCGGACGGCGCCCCGATGAGCATCTACGACGCCTCGAACACCTACGCGGCCGAGGGCGTGCCGCTGGTGATCCTGGCGGGCAAGGAGTACGGCTCGGGCAGCTCACGGGACTGGGCCGCCAAGGGCACCGCGCTGCTGGGGGTCAAGGCGGTCATCGCCGAGAGCTACGAGCGGATCCACCGCAGCAACCTGGTGGGCATGGGGGTGCTGCCGCTGCAGTTCGAAGACGGAGCGTCGGCCGCCTCGCTGGGGTTGACCGGCCGGGAGGAGTTCACGATCCTGGGCATCGGTCCGGACATTCGACCGGGCCAGCAGGTGGACGTACTGGCCCGGTCGGAGAACGGTGAGGAGACCACCTTTGCCGCAACCGTCAGGATCGACGCCGAAGCAGAGCTCGACTACTACCTGAACGGCGGAATTCTGCAGATGGTGCTGCGGCAGCTAATCGCTTGA
- a CDS encoding RNA polymerase sigma factor, translated as MIDGQGLDSAVAAAKNGADWGWTALYKALAPTLTGYLRAQGAREPEDLVGEVFIQAVKGIDRFTGNGTSFRSWIFSIAHNKLVDDVRLRKRRPEDIVPDAGRNLVHPNNVEDQALRNLADRKVREMFAQLTPDQRTVLYLRMIGGLTLEEVSRTIGKPLSAVKALQRRGLGAIKRELPAQGYQIEQPNRLPAIG; from the coding sequence TTGATCGACGGGCAGGGTTTGGATAGTGCGGTAGCCGCAGCCAAAAACGGCGCCGACTGGGGCTGGACCGCGCTCTACAAGGCGCTCGCCCCGACCCTTACCGGTTACCTGCGTGCCCAGGGCGCCCGGGAGCCCGAGGACCTGGTGGGCGAGGTGTTCATCCAGGCGGTCAAGGGCATCGACCGCTTCACCGGCAACGGAACGTCGTTTCGCTCCTGGATCTTCTCGATCGCCCACAACAAGCTCGTCGACGACGTGCGGCTGCGCAAGCGCCGGCCGGAGGACATCGTCCCGGACGCCGGCCGGAACCTGGTCCACCCGAACAACGTCGAGGACCAGGCGCTGCGCAACCTGGCCGACCGCAAGGTGCGTGAGATGTTCGCCCAGCTCACCCCGGACCAGCGCACCGTCCTGTACCTGCGGATGATCGGCGGCCTGACCCTCGAGGAGGTTTCCAGGACCATCGGCAAGCCCCTTTCCGCGGTCAAAGCCCTCCAGCGGCGGGGCCTCGGAGCAATCAAACGAGAGCTTCCCGCGCAGGGGTATCAAATCGAGCAGCCAAACCGTTTACCGGCCATAGGGTGA
- a CDS encoding cupredoxin domain-containing protein, with protein MLSPTSPPHRLSKLLAAGLLAAGLLAGCTGSPEKTGNVKSGEATGEAVKIEAGDNFFEPSTLNLKAGQEVTVEITNAGNTPHDWTIDEPSVSTGVMAAGDVANATFTVPDDDVEFVCTLHRGMEGTIKVG; from the coding sequence ATGCTCTCCCCCACTTCCCCTCCCCACAGACTTTCCAAGCTCCTGGCGGCCGGCCTGCTCGCCGCAGGGCTGCTCGCCGGGTGCACCGGCAGCCCCGAGAAGACCGGCAACGTAAAGAGCGGCGAGGCAACCGGCGAAGCCGTGAAGATCGAAGCCGGCGACAACTTCTTCGAACCGTCGACGTTGAACCTGAAGGCCGGGCAGGAGGTCACCGTCGAGATCACCAACGCCGGCAACACGCCCCACGACTGGACGATCGACGAGCCCTCGGTCAGCACCGGCGTGATGGCGGCCGGAGACGTGGCCAACGCCACCTTCACCGTGCCGGACGACGACGTGGAGTTCGTCTGCACGCTCCACCGCGGGATGGAAGGCACCATCAAGGTCGGGTAG
- a CDS encoding zinc-dependent alcohol dehydrogenase: MKANVWVRPNKVEVQEVPDPKILNARDAIVKISSTAICGSDLHLLGGYIPAMKKGDVLGHEFMGEVVELGSEVKKLKVGDRVVVPFPIACGACNACEAELYSLCENSNPNAGLAEKLLGYPTAGVFGYSHMTGGFAGGQAEYARVPFADVGPIKIENTDLPDEKVLFLSDIFPTGYMGAEMCDIKPGQVIAVWGAGPVGQLSAASAFLLGAERVIVIDRFGYRLKMVAENTGAETINYEEIGNVREALKELTGGRGPDACIDAVGLEAHHHSLPVYTYDKAKQMARTESDRPYALRQAILSCRSGGTVSVVGVYGGFVDKFPMGAIMNRSLTIRAGQCHVHKYLKPLLKQIEDGRIDPSFIVTHTMDLADAPKGYNTFKHKEDDCVKVVLKANFSSN, from the coding sequence ATGAAGGCCAACGTCTGGGTACGCCCGAACAAGGTCGAGGTGCAGGAAGTCCCCGACCCGAAGATCCTGAACGCCCGCGACGCCATTGTGAAGATCAGCTCGACCGCAATCTGCGGCTCCGACCTGCACCTGCTGGGCGGCTATATCCCCGCGATGAAGAAGGGCGACGTCCTGGGCCACGAGTTCATGGGCGAGGTTGTCGAGCTGGGTTCCGAGGTGAAAAAGCTCAAGGTCGGCGACCGGGTGGTGGTTCCGTTCCCCATCGCCTGCGGGGCCTGCAACGCATGCGAAGCAGAGCTTTATTCGCTGTGCGAGAACTCCAACCCCAACGCCGGGCTGGCCGAGAAGCTGCTCGGGTACCCGACGGCCGGCGTGTTCGGGTACTCGCACATGACCGGCGGGTTTGCCGGCGGCCAGGCCGAGTACGCCCGGGTCCCGTTTGCCGACGTCGGCCCGATCAAGATCGAAAACACCGACCTGCCGGACGAGAAGGTCCTGTTCCTCTCAGACATCTTTCCCACCGGGTACATGGGCGCCGAGATGTGCGACATCAAGCCCGGCCAGGTGATCGCAGTGTGGGGCGCCGGTCCGGTGGGCCAGCTTTCGGCGGCGAGCGCGTTCCTGCTGGGGGCCGAGCGAGTCATAGTCATCGACCGGTTCGGTTACCGCCTGAAGATGGTGGCCGAGAATACCGGCGCCGAGACGATCAACTACGAGGAGATCGGAAACGTCCGGGAAGCCCTCAAGGAGCTGACCGGCGGCCGGGGCCCGGACGCCTGCATCGACGCCGTCGGGCTGGAGGCGCACCACCACTCCCTGCCGGTCTACACCTACGACAAGGCGAAGCAGATGGCCCGGACCGAAAGCGACCGCCCCTACGCCCTGCGCCAGGCGATCCTGTCGTGCCGCAGCGGGGGCACGGTGTCGGTGGTCGGCGTCTACGGCGGGTTCGTCGACAAGTTCCCGATGGGCGCCATCATGAACCGGTCGCTGACGATAAGGGCGGGGCAGTGCCACGTTCACAAGTACCTCAAGCCGCTGCTGAAGCAGATCGAGGACGGCAGGATCGACCCGAGCTTCATCGTCACCCACACGATGGATCTGGCCGATGCGCCGAAGGGCTACAACACCTTCAAGCACAAGGAGGACGACTGCGTGAAGGTGGTCCTGAAGGCGAACTTCAGCTCGAACTAG